A single Anopheles arabiensis isolate DONGOLA chromosome 2, AaraD3, whole genome shotgun sequence DNA region contains:
- the LOC120895188 gene encoding uncharacterized protein LOC120895188 isoform X1: MNKLDYDVDCLEISDDLISMAEDNTLGDFSHIDDDLQFTVKNDGMLALRLIQVADSLDSPNFITGSPASPYPTLTNSSNDPSQCSFLVFKKNNDNVKQSRSANSVRGVQRSSDCNGDTNLNRKQQRDDRRRANHNEIERRRRDKINNWIHELNKIIPAEHMNSPSSETQNKQNNGGQGENLSKGGILAKACEYITRLKDTSDKLTECLAEKDQILLENLQLKESINQLLAENKRLQTQLQFALETNVKLES, encoded by the exons TGACGACCTGATAAGCATGGCCGAGGACAATACTCTTG GTGATTTTTCACATATCGACGATGACCTACAGTTTACAGTGAAAAACGATG GAATGCTCGCACTAAGATTAATACAAGTGGCAGACAGTTTAGATTCACCTAATTTTATCACAGGATCTCCAGCTAGTCCATACCCAACGCTAACAAACTCCAGCAACGATCCCAGTCAAT GCTCTTTTCTAGTGTTTAAGAAAAACAACGACAACGTGAAACAGTCCCGCTCCGCCAACAGTGTCCGGGGGGTGCAGCGATCCTCCGACTGCAACGGTGACACGAACCTAAATCGAAAG CAACAGCGCGATGATCGGCGAAGGGCGAACCACAACGAGATCGAGAGACGGCGGAGGGACAAAATCAACAACTGGATCCACGAGCTGAACAAAATCATCCCCGCCGAGCACATGAACAGCCCGTCGTCCGAGACGCAGAACAAGCAGAACAATGGCGGCCAGGGCGAGAACCTGTCGAAGGGCGGCATCCTGGCGAAAGCGTGCGAGTACATTACGCGGTTGAAAGACACCAGCGACAAGCTGACCGAGTGCCTTGCCGAGAAGGACCAGATACTGCTGGAGAACCTGCAGCTAAAAGAAAGCATCAACCAGCTGCTGGCGGAGAACAAGCGGCTCCAGACGCAGCTCCAGTTTGCGCTCGAAACGAACGTGAAGCTCGAGTCGTAG
- the LOC120895188 gene encoding upstream stimulatory factor 1-like isoform X4: protein MNKLDYDVDCLEISDDLISMAEDNTLGDFSHIDDDLQFTVKNDGSFLVFKKNNDNVKQSRSANSVRGVQRSSDCNGDTNLNRKQQRDDRRRANHNEIERRRRDKINNWIHELNKIIPAEHMNSPSSETQNKQNNGGQGENLSKGGILAKACEYITRLKDTSDKLTECLAEKDQILLENLQLKESINQLLAENKRLQTQLQFALETNVKLES from the exons TGACGACCTGATAAGCATGGCCGAGGACAATACTCTTG GTGATTTTTCACATATCGACGATGACCTACAGTTTACAGTGAAAAACGATG GCTCTTTTCTAGTGTTTAAGAAAAACAACGACAACGTGAAACAGTCCCGCTCCGCCAACAGTGTCCGGGGGGTGCAGCGATCCTCCGACTGCAACGGTGACACGAACCTAAATCGAAAG CAACAGCGCGATGATCGGCGAAGGGCGAACCACAACGAGATCGAGAGACGGCGGAGGGACAAAATCAACAACTGGATCCACGAGCTGAACAAAATCATCCCCGCCGAGCACATGAACAGCCCGTCGTCCGAGACGCAGAACAAGCAGAACAATGGCGGCCAGGGCGAGAACCTGTCGAAGGGCGGCATCCTGGCGAAAGCGTGCGAGTACATTACGCGGTTGAAAGACACCAGCGACAAGCTGACCGAGTGCCTTGCCGAGAAGGACCAGATACTGCTGGAGAACCTGCAGCTAAAAGAAAGCATCAACCAGCTGCTGGCGGAGAACAAGCGGCTCCAGACGCAGCTCCAGTTTGCGCTCGAAACGAACGTGAAGCTCGAGTCGTAG
- the LOC120895188 gene encoding uncharacterized protein LOC120895188 isoform X2, whose translation MDERDDLISMAEDNTLGDFSHIDDDLQFTVKNDGMLALRLIQVADSLDSPNFITGSPASPYPTLTNSSNDPSQCSFLVFKKNNDNVKQSRSANSVRGVQRSSDCNGDTNLNRKQQRDDRRRANHNEIERRRRDKINNWIHELNKIIPAEHMNSPSSETQNKQNNGGQGENLSKGGILAKACEYITRLKDTSDKLTECLAEKDQILLENLQLKESINQLLAENKRLQTQLQFALETNVKLES comes from the exons TGACGACCTGATAAGCATGGCCGAGGACAATACTCTTG GTGATTTTTCACATATCGACGATGACCTACAGTTTACAGTGAAAAACGATG GAATGCTCGCACTAAGATTAATACAAGTGGCAGACAGTTTAGATTCACCTAATTTTATCACAGGATCTCCAGCTAGTCCATACCCAACGCTAACAAACTCCAGCAACGATCCCAGTCAAT GCTCTTTTCTAGTGTTTAAGAAAAACAACGACAACGTGAAACAGTCCCGCTCCGCCAACAGTGTCCGGGGGGTGCAGCGATCCTCCGACTGCAACGGTGACACGAACCTAAATCGAAAG CAACAGCGCGATGATCGGCGAAGGGCGAACCACAACGAGATCGAGAGACGGCGGAGGGACAAAATCAACAACTGGATCCACGAGCTGAACAAAATCATCCCCGCCGAGCACATGAACAGCCCGTCGTCCGAGACGCAGAACAAGCAGAACAATGGCGGCCAGGGCGAGAACCTGTCGAAGGGCGGCATCCTGGCGAAAGCGTGCGAGTACATTACGCGGTTGAAAGACACCAGCGACAAGCTGACCGAGTGCCTTGCCGAGAAGGACCAGATACTGCTGGAGAACCTGCAGCTAAAAGAAAGCATCAACCAGCTGCTGGCGGAGAACAAGCGGCTCCAGACGCAGCTCCAGTTTGCGCTCGAAACGAACGTGAAGCTCGAGTCGTAG
- the LOC120895188 gene encoding upstream stimulatory factor 2-like isoform X5 — protein sequence MDERDDLISMAEDNTLGDFSHIDDDLQFTVKNDGSFLVFKKNNDNVKQSRSANSVRGVQRSSDCNGDTNLNRKQQRDDRRRANHNEIERRRRDKINNWIHELNKIIPAEHMNSPSSETQNKQNNGGQGENLSKGGILAKACEYITRLKDTSDKLTECLAEKDQILLENLQLKESINQLLAENKRLQTQLQFALETNVKLES from the exons TGACGACCTGATAAGCATGGCCGAGGACAATACTCTTG GTGATTTTTCACATATCGACGATGACCTACAGTTTACAGTGAAAAACGATG GCTCTTTTCTAGTGTTTAAGAAAAACAACGACAACGTGAAACAGTCCCGCTCCGCCAACAGTGTCCGGGGGGTGCAGCGATCCTCCGACTGCAACGGTGACACGAACCTAAATCGAAAG CAACAGCGCGATGATCGGCGAAGGGCGAACCACAACGAGATCGAGAGACGGCGGAGGGACAAAATCAACAACTGGATCCACGAGCTGAACAAAATCATCCCCGCCGAGCACATGAACAGCCCGTCGTCCGAGACGCAGAACAAGCAGAACAATGGCGGCCAGGGCGAGAACCTGTCGAAGGGCGGCATCCTGGCGAAAGCGTGCGAGTACATTACGCGGTTGAAAGACACCAGCGACAAGCTGACCGAGTGCCTTGCCGAGAAGGACCAGATACTGCTGGAGAACCTGCAGCTAAAAGAAAGCATCAACCAGCTGCTGGCGGAGAACAAGCGGCTCCAGACGCAGCTCCAGTTTGCGCTCGAAACGAACGTGAAGCTCGAGTCGTAG
- the LOC120895188 gene encoding uncharacterized protein LOC120895188 isoform X3: protein MAEDNTLGDFSHIDDDLQFTVKNDGMLALRLIQVADSLDSPNFITGSPASPYPTLTNSSNDPSQCSFLVFKKNNDNVKQSRSANSVRGVQRSSDCNGDTNLNRKQQRDDRRRANHNEIERRRRDKINNWIHELNKIIPAEHMNSPSSETQNKQNNGGQGENLSKGGILAKACEYITRLKDTSDKLTECLAEKDQILLENLQLKESINQLLAENKRLQTQLQFALETNVKLES, encoded by the exons ATGGCCGAGGACAATACTCTTG GTGATTTTTCACATATCGACGATGACCTACAGTTTACAGTGAAAAACGATG GAATGCTCGCACTAAGATTAATACAAGTGGCAGACAGTTTAGATTCACCTAATTTTATCACAGGATCTCCAGCTAGTCCATACCCAACGCTAACAAACTCCAGCAACGATCCCAGTCAAT GCTCTTTTCTAGTGTTTAAGAAAAACAACGACAACGTGAAACAGTCCCGCTCCGCCAACAGTGTCCGGGGGGTGCAGCGATCCTCCGACTGCAACGGTGACACGAACCTAAATCGAAAG CAACAGCGCGATGATCGGCGAAGGGCGAACCACAACGAGATCGAGAGACGGCGGAGGGACAAAATCAACAACTGGATCCACGAGCTGAACAAAATCATCCCCGCCGAGCACATGAACAGCCCGTCGTCCGAGACGCAGAACAAGCAGAACAATGGCGGCCAGGGCGAGAACCTGTCGAAGGGCGGCATCCTGGCGAAAGCGTGCGAGTACATTACGCGGTTGAAAGACACCAGCGACAAGCTGACCGAGTGCCTTGCCGAGAAGGACCAGATACTGCTGGAGAACCTGCAGCTAAAAGAAAGCATCAACCAGCTGCTGGCGGAGAACAAGCGGCTCCAGACGCAGCTCCAGTTTGCGCTCGAAACGAACGTGAAGCTCGAGTCGTAG